Proteins encoded by one window of Arabidopsis thaliana chromosome 2, partial sequence:
- a CDS encoding uvrB/uvrC motif-containing protein — translation MVQSQSLSTLTICGSVKVSSLLRNRLNSVKASSLIGDRCVSCQFLRKSPSFRSHWKSLKQRNLLRVEARWPFQGGGEQGLDPSSERSESANEDILIFFFQLDLATRVQYAMNLEQYDIAQQLREKLTEVEEESIRLQEGKRGSSAKSEAQDKGISIIRLRADLQNAIDSEDYGLAAKLRDEISKLEAESLAVSAKALAFEKAEYAFRLGQKLRHKTFGYRAVVCGMDPICSESSSWMEAAEVEKLPRGSNQPFYQVLVDVRTHPDLLVAYGKL, via the exons atggttcAAAGTCAGTCGTTAAGCACATTAACAATCTGTGGAAGTGTAAAAGTTTCAAGCTTGTTGAGGAATCGTTTAAATTCAGTGAAAGCTTCAAGCTTGATCGGTGATCGATGTGTTTCGTGTCAGTTTTTGCGTAAATCACCGTCCTTTAGAAGCCATTGGAAGTCATTAAAGCAAAGAAATTTGTTGAGGGTTGAAGCTAGATGGCCATTTCAAGGAGGTGGTGAACAAGGTTTAGACCCGAGCTCTGAGAGAAGCGAGAGTGCTAATGAAGATATAttgatctttttctttcagctGGATTTGGCTACTCGTGTACAG TATGCAATGAATCTGGAGCAGTACGACATTGCGCAACAACTAAGAGAAAAGCTAACTGAG GTGGAAGAGGAGTCGATAAGGCTGCAGGAAGGGAAAAGAGGGTCATCAGCTAAAAGTGAAGCTCAAGACAAGGGTATTAGCATTATAAGGCTACG TGCAGATCTCCAGAATGCCATTGACAGTGAGGATTACGGTTTGGCAGCTAAGTTACGAGATGAAATCTCAAAGCTTGAGGCAGAATCATTAGCTGTATCTGCGAAAGCCTTGGCTTTTGAGAAAGCAGAGTATGCATTTCGTTTGGGACAGAAACTTAGACACAAAACTTTTG GTTACCGGGCTGTAGTGTGTGGTATGGATCCAATTTGCAGTGAATCAAGCTCTTGGATGGAAGCTGCAGAGGTTGAAAAGTTACCTCGTGGATCCAATCAGCCATTTTATCAG GTTCTAGTCGATGTTCGGACGCACCCAGATCTACTAGTGGCATATGGTAAGCTCTGA
- a CDS encoding uvrB/uvrC motif-containing protein (uvrB/uvrC motif-containing protein; FUNCTIONS IN: DNA binding, nuclease activity; INVOLVED IN: nucleotide-excision repair; EXPRESSED IN: 24 plant structures; EXPRESSED DURING: 15 growth stages; CONTAINS InterPro DOMAIN/s: Hemimethylated DNA-binding domain (InterPro:IPR011722), UvrB/UvrC protein (InterPro:IPR001943).), whose amino-acid sequence MNLEQYDIAQQLREKLTEVEEESIRLQEGKRGSSAKSEAQDKGISIIRLRADLQNAIDSEDYGLAAKLRDEISKLEAESLAVSAKALAFEKAEYAFRLGQKLRHKTFGYRAVVCGMDPICSESSSWMEAAEVEKLPRGSNQPFYQVLVDVRTHPDLLVAYVAEDNLLAPEKPDKERFDHPYISFLYYGADTAGDFIPVKQLREKYNRPRHEVPFDSQDED is encoded by the exons ATGAATCTGGAGCAGTACGACATTGCGCAACAACTAAGAGAAAAGCTAACTGAG GTGGAAGAGGAGTCGATAAGGCTGCAGGAAGGGAAAAGAGGGTCATCAGCTAAAAGTGAAGCTCAAGACAAGGGTATTAGCATTATAAGGCTACG TGCAGATCTCCAGAATGCCATTGACAGTGAGGATTACGGTTTGGCAGCTAAGTTACGAGATGAAATCTCAAAGCTTGAGGCAGAATCATTAGCTGTATCTGCGAAAGCCTTGGCTTTTGAGAAAGCAGAGTATGCATTTCGTTTGGGACAGAAACTTAGACACAAAACTTTTG GTTACCGGGCTGTAGTGTGTGGTATGGATCCAATTTGCAGTGAATCAAGCTCTTGGATGGAAGCTGCAGAGGTTGAAAAGTTACCTCGTGGATCCAATCAGCCATTTTATCAG GTTCTAGTCGATGTTCGGACGCACCCAGATCTACTAGTGGCATATG TTGCTGAAGACAATCTGTTAGCTCCTGAAAAACCCGATAAG GAAAGGTTTGATCATCCAtacatttcttttctctacTATGGAGCTGACACAGCTGGAGATTTCATCCCTGTCAAACAATTGCGTGAGAAGTACAACAGACCTCGGCATGAAGTTCCTTTTGATTCACAAGACGAAGATTAA
- a CDS encoding uvrB/uvrC motif-containing protein produces the protein MVQSQSLSTLTICGSVKVSSLLRNRLNSVKASSLIGDRCVSCQFLRKSPSFRSHWKSLKQRNLLRVEARWPFQGGGEQGLDPSSERSESANEDILIFFFQLDLATRVQYAMNLEQYDIAQQLREKLTEVEEESIRLQEGKRGSSAKSEAQDKGISIIRLRADLQNAIDSEDYGLAAKLRDEISKLEAESLAVSAKALAFEKAEYAFRLGQKLRHKTFGYRAVVCGMDPICSESSSWMEAAEVEKLPRGSNQPFYQVLVLKQMFIKI, from the exons atggttcAAAGTCAGTCGTTAAGCACATTAACAATCTGTGGAAGTGTAAAAGTTTCAAGCTTGTTGAGGAATCGTTTAAATTCAGTGAAAGCTTCAAGCTTGATCGGTGATCGATGTGTTTCGTGTCAGTTTTTGCGTAAATCACCGTCCTTTAGAAGCCATTGGAAGTCATTAAAGCAAAGAAATTTGTTGAGGGTTGAAGCTAGATGGCCATTTCAAGGAGGTGGTGAACAAGGTTTAGACCCGAGCTCTGAGAGAAGCGAGAGTGCTAATGAAGATATAttgatctttttctttcagctGGATTTGGCTACTCGTGTACAG TATGCAATGAATCTGGAGCAGTACGACATTGCGCAACAACTAAGAGAAAAGCTAACTGAG GTGGAAGAGGAGTCGATAAGGCTGCAGGAAGGGAAAAGAGGGTCATCAGCTAAAAGTGAAGCTCAAGACAAGGGTATTAGCATTATAAGGCTACG TGCAGATCTCCAGAATGCCATTGACAGTGAGGATTACGGTTTGGCAGCTAAGTTACGAGATGAAATCTCAAAGCTTGAGGCAGAATCATTAGCTGTATCTGCGAAAGCCTTGGCTTTTGAGAAAGCAGAGTATGCATTTCGTTTGGGACAGAAACTTAGACACAAAACTTTTG GTTACCGGGCTGTAGTGTGTGGTATGGATCCAATTTGCAGTGAATCAAGCTCTTGGATGGAAGCTGCAGAGGTTGAAAAGTTACCTCGTGGATCCAATCAGCCATTTTATCAGGTTCTGGTTCTGAAGCAAATGTTCATTAAGATTTAA
- a CDS encoding uncharacterized protein (unknown protein; Has 38 Blast hits to 38 proteins in 17 species: Archae - 0; Bacteria - 0; Metazoa - 0; Fungi - 0; Plants - 38; Viruses - 0; Other Eukaryotes - 0 (source: NCBI BLink).), which translates to MMQTKISSFSRPSFSLYEPRVIHHPRISMALSSSAPSPFHHLLCKSTFPLAASLTLLLSPCTAEAGLMSGSPGIESVPGPELPKIEFLDRFNAKNQKFYAENDARFKDSPLLKKLLENSKLNKEKNEREIQDKYCLRGAEWGVGDCSTTGMTDEEKEKFITMLKKKTGVE; encoded by the exons AtgatgcaaacaaaaatctcttctttctctcgaCCAAGCTTTAGTCTCTATGAACCAAGAGTAATTCATCATCCTCGTATCTCCATGGCTCTATCATCATCAGCACCATCCCCGTTTCACCATCTTCTCTGCAAGTCCACCTTCCCTCTCGCTGCCTCACTCACCCTTCTCCTCTCTCCTTGTACCG CTGAAGCAGGCTTAATGTCGGGATCTCCCGGTATAGAATCAGTTCCAGGTCCTGAATTACCAAAAATCGAGTTCCTTGACCGTTTCAATG CAAAAAACCAGAAGTTCTACGCAGAGAACGATGCCAGATTCAAAGATTCTCCACTTCTCAAGAAATTACTTGAGAATTCCAAActcaacaaagaaaa GAATGAAAGAGAGATTCAAGACAAATATTGTCTGAGAGGAGCAGAATGGGGAGTAGGAGATTGCTCAACCACAGGAATGACAGatgaagaaaaggagaaattcATCACAATGTTGAAAAAGAAGACTGGTGTTGAATAA
- a CDS encoding uvrB/uvrC motif-containing protein, with amino-acid sequence MVQSQSLSTLTICGSVKVSSLLRNRLNSVKASSLIGDRCVSCQFLRKSPSFRSHWKSLKQRNLLRVEARWPFQGGGEQGLDPSSERSESANEDILIFFFQLDLATRVQYAMNLEQYDIAQQLREKLTEVEEESIRLQEGKRGSSAKSEAQDKGISIIRLRADLQNAIDSEDYGLAAKLRDEISKLEAESLAVSAKALAFEKAEYAFRLGQKLRHKTFGYRAVVCGMDPICSESSSWMEAAEVEKLPRGSNQPFYQVLVDVRTHPDLLVAYVAEDNLLAPEKPDKERFDHPYISFLYYGADTAGDFIPVKQLREKYNRPRHEVPFDSQDED; translated from the exons atggttcAAAGTCAGTCGTTAAGCACATTAACAATCTGTGGAAGTGTAAAAGTTTCAAGCTTGTTGAGGAATCGTTTAAATTCAGTGAAAGCTTCAAGCTTGATCGGTGATCGATGTGTTTCGTGTCAGTTTTTGCGTAAATCACCGTCCTTTAGAAGCCATTGGAAGTCATTAAAGCAAAGAAATTTGTTGAGGGTTGAAGCTAGATGGCCATTTCAAGGAGGTGGTGAACAAGGTTTAGACCCGAGCTCTGAGAGAAGCGAGAGTGCTAATGAAGATATAttgatctttttctttcagctGGATTTGGCTACTCGTGTACAG TATGCAATGAATCTGGAGCAGTACGACATTGCGCAACAACTAAGAGAAAAGCTAACTGAG GTGGAAGAGGAGTCGATAAGGCTGCAGGAAGGGAAAAGAGGGTCATCAGCTAAAAGTGAAGCTCAAGACAAGGGTATTAGCATTATAAGGCTACG TGCAGATCTCCAGAATGCCATTGACAGTGAGGATTACGGTTTGGCAGCTAAGTTACGAGATGAAATCTCAAAGCTTGAGGCAGAATCATTAGCTGTATCTGCGAAAGCCTTGGCTTTTGAGAAAGCAGAGTATGCATTTCGTTTGGGACAGAAACTTAGACACAAAACTTTTG GTTACCGGGCTGTAGTGTGTGGTATGGATCCAATTTGCAGTGAATCAAGCTCTTGGATGGAAGCTGCAGAGGTTGAAAAGTTACCTCGTGGATCCAATCAGCCATTTTATCAG GTTCTAGTCGATGTTCGGACGCACCCAGATCTACTAGTGGCATATG TTGCTGAAGACAATCTGTTAGCTCCTGAAAAACCCGATAAG GAAAGGTTTGATCATCCAtacatttcttttctctacTATGGAGCTGACACAGCTGGAGATTTCATCCCTGTCAAACAATTGCGTGAGAAGTACAACAGACCTCGGCATGAAGTTCCTTTTGATTCACAAGACGAAGATTAA
- a CDS encoding Mo25 family protein (Mo25 family protein; FUNCTIONS IN: binding; INVOLVED IN: biological_process unknown; LOCATED IN: cellular_component unknown; EXPRESSED IN: sepal, male gametophyte, flower, stamen, pollen tube; EXPRESSED DURING: L mature pollen stage, M germinated pollen stage, 4 anthesis; CONTAINS InterPro DOMAIN/s: Mo25-like (InterPro:IPR013878), Armadillo-type fold (InterPro:IPR016024); BEST Arabidopsis thaliana protein match is: Mo25 family protein (TAIR:AT5G47540.1); Has 558 Blast hits to 558 proteins in 186 species: Archae - 0; Bacteria - 0; Metazoa - 211; Fungi - 140; Plants - 153; Viruses - 0; Other Eukaryotes - 54 (source: NCBI BLink).) yields the protein MKGLFKNKSRLPGEIVRQTRDLIALAESEEEETDARNSKRLGICAELCRNIRDLKSILYGNGEAEPVPEACLLLTQEFFRADTLRPLIKSIPKLDLEARKDATQIVANLQKQQVEFRLVASEYLESNLDVIDSLVEGIDHDHELALHYTGMLKECVRHQVVAKYILESKNLEKFFDYVQLPYFDVATDASKIFRELLTRHKSTVAEYLAKNYEWFFAEYNTKLLEKGSYFTKRQASKLLGDVLMDRSNSGVMVKYVSSLDNLRIMMNLLREPTKNIQLEAFHIFKLFVANENKPEDIVAILVANRTKILRLFADLKPEKEDVGFETDKALVMNEIATLSLLDIKTADR from the coding sequence ATGAAAGGTCTCTTCAAGAACAAATCACGTCTTCCTGGTGAAATCGTACGTCAGACTCGAGATCTCATCGCTTTAGCGGaatccgaagaagaagaaaccgatGCGAGAAACTCGAAAAGGTTAGGGATTTGTGCGGAGTTGTGTCGAAACATTAGAGATTTGAAATCGATTCTTTATGGTAATGGTGAAGCTGAGCCTGTTCCTGAAGCTTGTCTTTTGTTAACTCAAGAGTTTTTCCGAGCAGACACGCTTCGTCCTTTGATCAAATCTATACCAAAACTTGACCTAGAAGCAAGAAAAGACGCGACACAGATTGTCGCGAATCTTCAGAAGCAACAAGTCGAATTTCGACTCGTTGCTTCTGAATATCTTGAATCGAACTTAGATGTTATCGATTCGTTAGTCGAAGGTATCGATCACGACCATGAGCTGGCGTTGCATTACACGGGAATGCTTAAAGAATGTGTGCGGCATCAGGTTGTTGCAAAGTACATACTCGAATCGAAGAATTTGGAGAAGTTTTTCGATTATGTTCAGCTTCCGTATTTCGATGTAGCTACCGATGCTAGCAAGATCTTCAGAGAGCTTTTGACGAGGCATAAATCGACTGTAGCGGAGTATCTTGCGAAGAACTACGAATGGTTTTTCGCAGAGTATAACACCAAGTTGTTGGAGAAAGGAAGCTATTTTACGAAGAGACAAGCGTCGAAATTGCTTGGAGATGTGTTGATGGATCGTTCGAATTCAGGTGTGATGGTAAAGTATGTGAGCAGTTTGGATAATTTGAGAATCatgatgaatcttttaagAGAACCAACCAAGAACATTCAGTTAGAAGCATTTCATATCTTTAAACTCTTTGTGGCAAACGAGAACAAACCTGAGGATATCGTGGCGATTCTCGTGGCGAATCGGACCAAGATTCTTCGTTTGTTTGCTGATTTGAAACCTGAGAAAGAAGATGTAGGTTTTGAAACTGATAAAGCATTGGTTATGAATGAGATTGCTACACTTTCTCTTCTCGATATCAAAACCGCAGATcgataa
- a CDS encoding Pentatricopeptide repeat (PPR) superfamily protein (Pentatricopeptide repeat (PPR) superfamily protein; CONTAINS InterPro DOMAIN/s: Pentatricopeptide repeat (InterPro:IPR002885); BEST Arabidopsis thaliana protein match is: Pentatricopeptide repeat (PPR) superfamily protein (TAIR:AT1G11290.1); Has 46134 Blast hits to 13811 proteins in 252 species: Archae - 0; Bacteria - 9; Metazoa - 175; Fungi - 164; Plants - 45093; Viruses - 0; Other Eukaryotes - 693 (source: NCBI BLink).): MLRSITLSPTRRFGFPPRCVSFTTIKELILTEENDGSSLHYAASSPCFLLLSKCTNIDSLRQSHGVLTGNGLMGDISIATKLVSLYGFFGYTKDARLVFDQIPEPDFYLWKVMLRCYCLNKESVEVVKLYDLLMKHGFRYDDIVFSKALKACTELQDLDNGKKIHCQLVKVPSFDNVVLTGLLDMYAKCGEIKSAHKVFNDITLRNVVCWTSMIAGYVKNDLCEEGLVLFNRMRENNVLGNEYTYGTLIMACTKLSALHQGKWFHGCLVKSGIELSSCLVTSLLDMYVKCGDISNARRVFNEHSHVDLVMWTAMIVGYTHNGSVNEALSLFQKMKGVEIKPNCVTIASVLSGCGLIENLELGRSVHGLSIKVGIWDTNVANALVHMYAKCYQNRDAKYVFEMESEKDIVAWNSIISGFSQNGSIHEALFLFHRMNSESVTPNGVTVASLFSACASLGSLAVGSSLHAYSVKLGFLASSSVHVGTALLDFYAKCGDPQSARLIFDTIEEKNTITWSAMIGGYGKQGDTIGSLELFEEMLKKQQKPNESTFTSILSACGHTGMVNEGKKYFSSMYKDYNFTPSTKHYTCMVDMLARAGELEQALDIIEKMPIQPDVRCFGAFLHGCGMHSRFDLGEIVIKKMLDLHPDDASYYVLVSNLYASDGRWNQAKEVRNLMKQRGLSKIAGHSTME; encoded by the coding sequence ATGCTACGCTCTATCACTCTTTCTCCGACTAGAAGATTCGGGTTTCCACCGAGATGCGTCTCTTTTACGACTATCAAAGAATTGATTTTGACTGAAGAGAATGATGGGTCTTCTCTGCATTACGCCGCTTCGAGCCCGTGCTTTCTCCTTCTAAGTAAGTGCACGAACATTGATTCTCTAAGGCAATCTCACGGAGTTTTAACGGGAAATGGACTCATGGGTGATATCTCGATTGCCACCAAGCTCGTTAGTCTATATGGTTTCTTTGGGTATACTAAAGATGCACGCTTGGTGTTCGATCAAATTCCTGAAccagatttttatttatggaaAGTCATGCTCAGATGTTATTGCTTGAATAAAGAGAGTGTAGAAGTCGTAAAGTTGTATGATTTATTGATGAAGCATGGATTCAGATATGATGATATTGTTTTCTCGAAAGCTTTGAAAGCGTGTACTGAGCTTCAGGATTTAGACAATGGGAAGAAGATACATTGCCAGCTCGTTAAGGTGCCGAGTTTCGATAATGTTGTGTTGACAGGTCTTCTAGATATGTATGCTAAGTGTGGAGAAATCAAGAGTGCTCATAAGGTGTTTAACGATATTACTTTGAGGAATGTGGTTTGTTGGACTTCGATGATTGCTGGGTATGTTAAGAACGACTTGTGCGAAGAAGGGTTGGTTCTGTTTAATCGGATGAGGGAAAACAATGTTTTGGGTAATGAATATACTTACGGTACTCTAATAATGGCTTGTACAAAGCTTAGTGCTTTACATCAAGGAAAGTGGTTTCATGGTTGTTTGGTTAAGAGTGGTATAGAGCTCAGCTCATGTTTGGTGACATCTCTTCTCGATATGTATGTTAAGTGTGGTGACATAAGCAATGCACGTCGGGTGTTTAATGAGCATTCTCATGTGGATCTTGTCATGTGGACAGCTATGATTGTGGGGTATACCCATAACGGAAGTGTGAATGAGGCGCTGAGCTTGTTTCAGAAAATGAAGGGGGTTGAAATCAAGCCTAATTGTGTTACCATTGCAAGTGTCTTATCGGGTTGCGGTCTGATTGAGAATCTTGAACTGGGAAGATCAGTTCATGGCCTCTCCATCAAAGTTGGTATTTGGGATACAAATGTTGCAAATGCTCTGGTTCACATGTACGCCAAGTGTTACCAGAATAGAGATGCTAAATATGTGTTTGAAATGGAGTCAGAGAAAGATATAGTTGCTTGGAATTCTATAATTTCCGGGTTTTCACAAAACGGCTCTATCCATgaagctttgtttcttttccatCGCATGAATTCAGAATCTGTGACGCCTAATGGTGTAACAGTTGCGAGTCTTTTTTCAGCCTGTGCTTCCCTTGGGTCTCTAGCTGTAGGTTCATCACTTCATGCCTATTCCGTGAAATTGGGTTTCCTGGCATCATCCAGTGTTCATGTTGGTACTGCACTCCTGGACTTCTATGCCAAATGTGGGGATCCCCAATCTGCCCGTCTCATCTTCGATACTATAGAGGAGAAAAACACAATCACATGGAGTGCTATGATCGGAGGCTATGGAAAGCAAGGGGATACAATAGGGTCCCTTGAGCTATTTGAGGAGATGCtgaaaaagcaacaaaaaccCAACGAATCAACCTTCACATCTATTTTATCAGCTTGTGGCCACACAGGGATGGTTAATGAAGGGAAGAAGTACTTCAGCTCAATGTACAAAGATTATAACTTCACGCCTTCAACAAAACACTACACATGTATGGTTGATATGTTAGCTCGAGCAGGTGAGCTTGAGCAAGCCTTAGATATCATCGAAAAGATGCCAATCCAACCAGACGTGAGATGTTTCGGGGCATTTCTACACGGATGTGGAATGCATTCAAGATTTGATCTTGGGGAGATTGTGATTAAGAAGATGCTTGATTTACATCCTGATGATGCCTCTTATTATGTTCTCGTCTCTAATTTGTATGCATCGGATGGACGGTGGAATCAGGCTAAAGAAGTGAGAAATCTGATGAAGCAAAGAGGTCTGAGCAAGATTGCAGGCCATAGCACAATGGAATAG